In the Chitinophaga sp. Cy-1792 genome, CAGATAACTATTGCTGCCACTGAAGCGCGTTCTAAGCGCCAGTGTGTTCACATAAAATCCTATTTGTCCTTCCAGGTCGGCATGCTCTCTGCCGGCAACCGGGCTGCCGAGGATGATATCTTCCTGGCCACTGTAGCGGTAAAGCAAGGCATTCACTGCTGCCACTAACCCCATGAACAGTGTGCTGCCGGTGGACTGCAACAGTGATTGAAGACCAGAGAGTGCTAGCTGCTTTTGCACCAGCCCGCCGTGGTAAGTATTTACCGCCGGACGGGGCTTATCTGCCGGCAGTTCCAGCACCGGTAGCTCGCCGCTGAACTGTTCCAGCCAGTAGGCCTGGGACAGGACGTCTGAGCCGGATTGCTGCCATACTGCGTAATC is a window encoding:
- a CDS encoding condensation domain-containing protein; its protein translation is VAAGEWVFVYVMHHIISDGWSMGVLIKELLHIYHDNSPLPVLPLQYKDYAVWQQSGSDVLSQAYWLEQFSGELPVLELPADKPRPAVNTYHGGLVQKQLALSGLQSLLQSTGSTLFMGLVAAVNALLYRYSGQEDIILGSPVAGREHADLEGQIGFYVNTLALRTRFSGSNSYLQLLEQVRQVTMSAYEHQSYPFDELVDALPLKRDM